The proteins below come from a single Tenuifilum sp. 4138str genomic window:
- a CDS encoding DNA cytosine methyltransferase: protein MSSFRFIDLFAGVGGFHIAMGRLGGKCVFASEIDPSAAETYRINFGFDPLCDIREVDASSIPQHDVLCAGFPCQAFSKAGKQQGFDDTRGTLFFEIKRILKHHRPKYIVLENVRNLASHDGGRTWKVISENLKELGYIITEKPLIVSPHQVGVPQLRERVFILGIHSSATKLRKLHFEIPPSHRNQTDGAIVLNGKADRRFAISNYEEYVLSAWDEFIQGVGRLKLGFPIWANEFGKVYDLSNLPTWKAGFVQKNRMLYSQNKVFIDKWLKKYNYLSEFVQTHTKFEWQAGEHIDTVWKGIIQFRPSGIRVKRPTEFPALVAMVHIPVVGWEKRRLTPREVANLQSFPENYIINSNAQQAYKQFGNAVNVKVVEFLAKQLFMQA from the coding sequence ATGAGCAGTTTTCGGTTTATCGATCTTTTTGCCGGAGTAGGTGGTTTTCATATTGCCATGGGCAGGTTGGGAGGTAAGTGTGTTTTTGCATCGGAAATTGACCCAAGCGCTGCTGAAACATACAGAATCAATTTTGGATTCGACCCTTTGTGTGATATTCGTGAAGTTGACGCAAGCTCAATCCCACAGCACGATGTGCTATGTGCCGGATTTCCTTGTCAAGCCTTTTCAAAAGCAGGTAAACAACAGGGATTTGACGATACCCGGGGTACGCTATTTTTTGAAATAAAGCGTATTCTGAAGCATCATCGACCCAAATACATTGTGCTTGAGAATGTTCGCAATCTTGCATCGCACGATGGGGGAAGGACTTGGAAAGTGATTTCGGAAAATTTAAAGGAATTAGGCTATATCATCACTGAAAAGCCGCTCATTGTTAGTCCGCATCAGGTTGGGGTTCCCCAGCTTCGCGAGAGGGTTTTCATCCTTGGGATTCACTCGTCAGCCACAAAACTAAGGAAACTACATTTTGAAATACCTCCATCGCATCGTAATCAAACAGATGGGGCAATAGTGCTGAACGGCAAGGCCGATAGACGGTTTGCTATCAGCAATTACGAGGAGTATGTGCTATCGGCATGGGATGAATTTATTCAAGGTGTAGGCAGACTTAAGCTTGGCTTTCCCATTTGGGCCAATGAGTTTGGAAAAGTCTATGATTTAAGCAATTTGCCCACATGGAAGGCTGGTTTTGTACAGAAGAACCGCATGCTTTACAGCCAAAACAAAGTTTTTATCGATAAATGGTTGAAAAAGTACAATTACCTTTCGGAGTTTGTTCAAACCCACACCAAGTTTGAGTGGCAAGCCGGTGAACATATCGATACGGTTTGGAAGGGAATAATTCAGTTTCGCCCTTCGGGTATAAGGGTTAAGCGTCCTACGGAATTTCCAGCACTGGTAGCCATGGTGCATATCCCGGTTGTTGGGTGGGAAAAACGCAGGCTAACGCCGCGTGAGGTGGCTAACCTTCAGAGTTTCCCTGAAAATTACATCATAAACAGCAACGCCCAGCAAGCCTATAAACAGTTTGGCAATGCCGTAAACGTAAAGGTGGTTGAGTTTCTTGCCAAGCAGCTGTTTATGCAAGCATAA